Proteins encoded within one genomic window of Natator depressus isolate rNatDep1 chromosome 1, rNatDep2.hap1, whole genome shotgun sequence:
- the LOC141982781 gene encoding myb/SANT-like DNA-binding domain-containing protein 7: MMESQNRKRAPAWTEWEVRDLIAVWGEESVLSELRSSFRNAKTFVKISQGMKDRGHNRDPKQCRVKLKELRQAYQKTRGANGCSGSEPQTCRFYDELHAVLGGSATTTPAVFDSFNGDRGNTEAGFGDEEESSQQASRETSFSDSQELFLTLDLEPVPPEPTQGCFLDLAGREGTSAACVSMITGSSPSQRLVKIRKKKKTHS, from the exons atgatggagtcccagaatcgcaaaagagctccagcatggactgaatgggaggtacgggatctgatcgctgtatggggagaggaatccgtgctatcagaactccgttccagttttcgaaatgccaaaacctttgtcaaaatctcccagggcatgaaggacagaggccataacagggacccaaagcagtgccgcgtgaaacttaaggagctgaggcaagcctaccagaaaaccagaggggcgaacggctgctccgggtcagagccccaaacatgccgcttctatgatgagctgcatgccgttttagggggttcagccaccactaccccagccgtgtttgactccttcaatggagatagaggcaacacagaagcaggttttggggacgaagaggaaagctcacagcaagcaagcagagaaaccagtttttccgacagccaggaactgtttctcaccctggacctggagccagtaccccccgaacccacccaaggctgcttcctggacctggcaggcagagaagggacctccg ctgcatgtgtttcaatgatcacaggatcttctccttcccagaggctagtgaagattagaaagaaaaaaaaaacgcactcgtga